A region of Staphylococcus sp. IVB6181 DNA encodes the following proteins:
- a CDS encoding MFS transporter encodes MNQSHAQHAPIWTKSFNMNFMVNFFVYLCMYLLIVVIAGYSKSEYGVSDSLSGLVTGLFIVGSLIGRFITGKYVNAIGPKRTLLIGLVFLIITQALYFIEGSLGFLMFTRLINGIATAVATTATGTIAAYITPPERKSEGISMFSLSLVLGTAVGPFFGLLLSNHFSIDVLFGLCLALGIIGLLLSFLIQINFETTSEPAQTKSKGFSLSQFIAKDAVPIAIVILITGVTYSSVLTFLKFFAEERNLVAVSSYFFIFYALTSLVTRPVTGRLMDNKNENVVVYPSYLFLLLSFVLLYFSHSGWMLLLAGAALGVGYGNLSSLMQAIAIKVTTPEKYGLATSTFFIGIDFGIGFGPSVLGAFTSMITYAQLYGYMAVLTIITAIVYYFLHGRKVKYLETN; translated from the coding sequence TTGAACCAAAGCCACGCACAACACGCACCGATTTGGACTAAAAGTTTCAATATGAACTTCATGGTCAACTTTTTCGTATATCTTTGTATGTATCTCTTAATCGTCGTAATTGCAGGATACAGTAAAAGCGAATACGGTGTTTCAGATAGTTTATCCGGTCTGGTAACCGGTTTATTCATCGTCGGATCTTTAATCGGACGTTTTATTACGGGGAAATATGTGAACGCTATCGGTCCGAAGCGTACATTGCTCATCGGACTTGTCTTTTTAATTATTACACAAGCACTTTACTTTATCGAAGGTTCGCTTGGTTTTTTAATGTTCACACGACTTATCAACGGTATTGCGACAGCTGTAGCAACCACAGCAACAGGTACGATTGCGGCTTATATCACACCGCCAGAACGTAAAAGCGAAGGCATCAGCATGTTCTCGCTCAGTCTTGTTTTAGGTACAGCTGTGGGACCTTTCTTTGGTTTATTACTTTCAAACCACTTCTCAATCGATGTATTATTCGGTTTATGTCTCGCATTGGGTATTATCGGACTCTTGCTTTCATTCTTGATTCAAATCAATTTCGAAACAACATCAGAGCCTGCACAAACAAAATCTAAAGGCTTCAGCTTGAGTCAATTTATCGCTAAAGATGCCGTACCGATTGCGATAGTTATTTTAATTACAGGTGTGACTTACTCATCTGTACTGACATTCTTGAAGTTCTTTGCGGAAGAACGCAACTTAGTTGCTGTATCTAGTTACTTCTTTATTTTCTATGCTTTGACTTCATTAGTTACACGTCCTGTAACTGGACGCTTAATGGATAACAAAAACGAAAACGTTGTCGTTTATCCATCTTACTTATTCTTATTACTCAGCTTCGTGCTGTTATACTTCTCACATTCAGGCTGGATGTTATTGCTTGCCGGTGCAGCATTAGGTGTCGGCTACGGCAACTTGTCATCACTCATGCAAGCCATTGCCATCAAAGTTACTACACCTGAAAAATACGGACTCGCAACATCCACATTCTTTATCGGTATTGATTTCGGTATCGGATTCGGCCCTTCTGTATTAGGCGCCTTTACTTCAATGATTACGTATGCACAGCTTTATGGTTACATGGCTGTCCTTACAATCATTACCGCAATCGTCTACTACTTCTTGCATGGCCGTAAAGTAAAATACCTAGAAACAAATTAA
- a CDS encoding ABC transporter ATP-binding protein → MIKINQLTKSFKRTKAVDHVTLDIAQSNCTALIGVNGAGKSTLIDLILGNLHPDSGTIDMDGFKSSQIGVLFQKTVFNDFVKVKELYRLYASFYKDPLTFDAFQKMTQFSKQQMNQYANKLSGGQQRLLDFALVMVGKPQLIILDEPTSAMDAKTRRYFWSLIETLKTEGKTILYTTHYLEEVERVADRVVVLRKGQVINDTTPSKLRHENRASTICMPEIYEPQIKQHITLAYQKHQGELRIVADNVQAVLVILMGLKLDLNEIEIKKGSIEDYVFEGEGEVSA, encoded by the coding sequence ATGATAAAGATAAATCAGTTAACAAAGAGTTTTAAACGCACAAAAGCAGTAGATCATGTGACTTTAGACATCGCACAAAGCAATTGTACGGCACTCATCGGTGTAAATGGTGCTGGGAAATCTACATTGATTGATTTGATTTTAGGCAATCTGCACCCTGACAGCGGAACCATCGATATGGATGGTTTCAAATCCAGCCAAATCGGTGTACTTTTCCAAAAGACTGTATTTAATGATTTTGTAAAAGTTAAAGAGCTTTATCGGTTATATGCTTCATTTTATAAAGACCCGTTAACGTTTGATGCATTCCAAAAGATGACACAATTCAGTAAGCAGCAGATGAATCAATATGCGAATAAATTATCCGGCGGTCAGCAGCGTTTATTAGATTTTGCGCTCGTAATGGTCGGCAAACCGCAGCTGATTATCTTAGATGAGCCGACTTCTGCGATGGATGCGAAGACAAGACGTTATTTCTGGTCTTTGATCGAAACGTTGAAAACAGAAGGCAAAACAATTCTTTATACGACACACTACTTAGAAGAAGTAGAACGTGTGGCTGATAGAGTGGTTGTGTTGAGAAAAGGACAGGTCATTAATGATACGACGCCTTCGAAACTCAGACATGAAAACAGAGCTTCAACAATCTGCATGCCTGAAATTTATGAACCGCAAATCAAGCAGCATATAACGTTAGCTTATCAGAAACATCAAGGAGAACTGAGAATCGTTGCGGATAATGTGCAAGCTGTACTTGTAATCTTGATGGGGTTAAAGCTTGATTTGAACGAAATCGAAATCAAGAAAGGTTCGATTGAAGACTATGTATTTGAAGGAGAAGGGGAGGTTTCAGCATGA
- a CDS encoding MarR family winged helix-turn-helix transcriptional regulator, whose protein sequence is METNQLFNSFTELYRPYIKQVQPLLDKYHLHTAQFLVLKDIYLHAPTTLVEISKRRSIEKPSTRKLLKVLHEFDLLTVTPGEDKRQKLLGLTDKGNTIYHEVMEQVIAFQKNSIKAAGISQEDIECTIKTLQSLKNIL, encoded by the coding sequence ATGGAAACCAATCAATTATTCAATAGTTTTACAGAACTTTACAGACCTTATATTAAACAAGTACAACCTTTGCTCGATAAGTATCATTTGCATACTGCACAATTTTTAGTGTTGAAAGACATTTATTTACACGCACCTACAACGTTAGTTGAAATCTCAAAACGCCGTTCTATTGAGAAACCTTCAACACGCAAATTATTAAAAGTCTTGCACGAATTTGATCTATTAACTGTCACTCCAGGGGAAGATAAGAGACAGAAACTATTAGGACTTACAGACAAAGGCAATACTATCTATCACGAAGTGATGGAACAAGTAATAGCCTTTCAGAAAAACAGCATTAAAGCAGCGGGTATTTCACAAGAAGACATAGAATGTACAATCAAAACACTTCAATCTTTAAAAAACATTTTATAG
- a CDS encoding transcriptional regulator, SarA/Rot family has protein sequence MTQTIDQFIDTECKLSQIKYWLKSEYHLSMEEFIILYRFFGTDKITGKVLRDSLHYDMKWNTSKIDVLIRKLYKRELIAKERSETDERQVFYLLNDAQRLFVAQVIKEFKVNAK, from the coding sequence ATGACTCAAACAATTGACCAATTTATCGATACCGAATGCAAGCTCAGCCAAATTAAATACTGGCTGAAGTCCGAGTATCATCTGTCCATGGAAGAATTCATTATTTTATATCGTTTCTTTGGTACAGACAAAATTACCGGTAAAGTGTTAAGAGATTCATTACATTATGACATGAAATGGAATACGAGTAAGATTGATGTATTAATTCGCAAGCTTTACAAAAGAGAGCTCATTGCTAAAGAACGCTCTGAAACTGATGAGCGTCAAGTTTTTTATTTACTTAATGATGCACAACGTCTGTTTGTGGCACAAGTGATTAAAGAATTCAAAGTAAATGCGAAGTAA
- a CDS encoding ISL3 family transposase, translating to MCNDTLEILRIKDKNIKFVSQDIDVIVKGKKSTVVNAVLTYKPSACPCCGIKNEGQIHKHGKRVSRITLLKTQGYNTYLNLAKQRFKCLECNTTFTAETDVVDKTRFISNYVNQKIIEEATKVKTEIDTAEDNCVSPSTVRRIRNKAVNTLLIKPFDNLPEHLAMDEFRSVKSVTGLMSFIFINNDTHEFLDVLENRTSGYLKAYFERFDRKNRLKVKTITIDMFEPYLFLFKKLFFNASIIFDRFHIVQHMNRELNFYRREVMNRYKDKEGREYPVLKNKWRLLLTDKRKLFMMDGIWDGSFRCYKKGYDLVNFMLQTDEKLKNSYELVHDLRESLKLCNWKDFINRLNDVDKNSISKNIWKVVTFFRKHQEILRNTIYNPLLNNGAIEGINNKRKLIKRISYGYRSFNNLRNRIMLVFSLFKNKKKKTTRPVHRMVV from the coding sequence ATGTGTAATGATACATTAGAAATACTAAGAATAAAAGATAAAAATATCAAATTTGTTAGCCAAGATATTGATGTAATAGTAAAAGGAAAGAAGTCTACGGTTGTTAATGCTGTACTTACGTATAAGCCTTCGGCTTGTCCTTGCTGCGGAATTAAAAATGAAGGACAAATTCATAAGCATGGTAAACGAGTTTCTCGTATTACCTTGCTTAAAACTCAAGGCTATAATACATATCTAAACTTAGCAAAACAGCGCTTTAAGTGTTTAGAGTGTAATACAACTTTTACTGCTGAAACTGATGTCGTAGATAAGACACGATTTATTTCTAATTATGTGAATCAAAAAATAATTGAAGAAGCCACGAAAGTCAAAACAGAAATAGATACTGCAGAAGACAACTGTGTTTCTCCATCTACAGTACGTCGTATTCGAAATAAAGCAGTCAATACTTTACTTATCAAGCCTTTCGATAATCTACCTGAACATTTGGCAATGGATGAATTTAGAAGTGTAAAGAGTGTGACTGGCTTAATGAGTTTTATATTTATTAACAATGACACACATGAATTTCTAGATGTCTTAGAAAACAGAACTTCGGGTTATTTAAAAGCTTATTTTGAACGCTTTGATCGAAAAAATAGACTTAAAGTTAAAACAATTACCATTGATATGTTTGAACCCTATTTATTCTTATTTAAAAAGCTCTTTTTTAATGCATCTATAATCTTTGATAGATTTCATATCGTTCAGCACATGAATAGAGAGTTAAACTTCTATCGCAGAGAAGTAATGAATCGTTATAAAGACAAAGAAGGAAGGGAATACCCTGTTTTAAAGAACAAATGGAGACTTCTTTTAACAGACAAACGTAAACTCTTCATGATGGATGGTATTTGGGATGGTTCCTTTAGATGTTATAAAAAAGGTTATGATCTAGTGAATTTTATGCTTCAAACAGATGAAAAGTTAAAAAATTCATACGAACTAGTACATGATTTACGCGAAAGTTTAAAATTATGTAATTGGAAAGATTTTATCAATCGTTTGAACGATGTTGATAAAAACTCAATCAGTAAAAACATATGGAAAGTAGTAACATTTTTTAGAAAGCACCAAGAAATACTTCGAAATACGATTTACAATCCCTTATTAAATAACGGTGCAATAGAGGGTATTAACAATAAAAGAAAGTTAATTAAGCGAATTTCATATGGATACAGAAGCTTTAATAACTTAAGAAACCGTATAATGCTGGTATTTAGTTTATTTAAAAACAAAAAGAAAAAGACAACCAGACCCGTACATCGGATGGTTGTCTAA
- the moaA gene encoding GTP 3',8-cyclase MoaA, translating to MVKQITDKLGRPIRDLRLSVTDRCNFRCDYCMPKEIFGDDFVFLPKDELLTFSEMERIARVYTRLGVKKIRITGGEPLMRRDLYKLIAALNKIEGVEDIGLTTNGLLLKKHGQNLYDAGLRRINVSLDAIDDKLFQSINNRNIKAETILEQIDYAVSIGFKVKINVVVQKGVNDDQIIPMIQYFKDKDIEVRFIEFMDVGNDNGWDFSKVVTKDEMLTMIEDEFDIEAVEPKYYGEVAKYYRHKDNGAQFGLITSVSQSFCSTCTRARLSSDGKFYGCLFSTVDGFNVKEFMRSGKTDEQLQAKFEELWNIRDDRYSDERTEQTVANRRRKKINMNYIGG from the coding sequence ATGGTAAAACAAATAACAGATAAACTCGGTCGTCCGATTCGCGACTTAAGATTATCCGTGACAGATCGCTGTAATTTCAGGTGCGATTACTGTATGCCTAAAGAAATATTCGGCGATGACTTTGTCTTTTTACCCAAAGATGAATTATTGACTTTCAGTGAAATGGAAAGAATTGCTCGCGTATATACACGTCTAGGTGTGAAGAAAATCCGTATCACAGGCGGAGAACCTTTAATGCGCAGAGATTTATATAAATTAATTGCGGCCTTAAATAAAATAGAAGGCGTAGAAGATATTGGTTTAACAACGAACGGCTTATTGCTGAAAAAGCATGGTCAGAATTTATATGATGCCGGCTTGCGCCGTATTAACGTCAGTTTGGATGCGATAGATGATAAACTCTTCCAATCCATTAATAACCGTAACATCAAAGCAGAAACCATCCTTGAACAAATTGATTATGCTGTATCTATCGGCTTTAAAGTGAAAATCAATGTGGTGGTGCAAAAAGGTGTTAATGATGACCAGATTATTCCAATGATTCAATACTTCAAAGATAAAGATATTGAAGTACGTTTTATTGAATTTATGGATGTCGGCAATGATAACGGCTGGGATTTCAGTAAAGTCGTAACTAAAGATGAGATGTTGACGATGATTGAAGATGAGTTCGATATTGAAGCAGTCGAACCGAAATATTATGGGGAAGTCGCAAAATATTATCGTCATAAAGATAACGGTGCACAGTTCGGATTGATTACCAGTGTTTCTCAATCATTCTGTTCTACATGTACCAGAGCGCGTTTGTCATCAGACGGCAAGTTCTACGGCTGTTTATTCAGTACAGTCGACGGCTTTAATGTCAAAGAGTTTATGCGTTCAGGCAAAACAGACGAACAGCTTCAAGCAAAATTTGAAGAACTTTGGAATATTCGAGACGATCGTTATTCTGATGAGCGTACAGAACAAACTGTCGCAAACCGCAGACGCAAGAAAATCAACATGAATTATATCGGCGGTTAA
- a CDS encoding VOC family protein, with protein sequence MPHLKFDHIIHYIKHIDEFQYPGEVMKLSPGGLHNRYGTHNKLAYTDLAYIELIGVNDEEKLKRVIKTNEGRVSFVAKIVQDNFIQGFKAIALRTDDIDQLKNDFEAKGLDVVGPIEMGRENKKGEQTSWRLLYLNQPDAELKPPFFIEWKKSESQREELLANKFQPQFKIKAIEIQTTKQTLVVNQWRDWFDMEVVSEEEGMTVLALPGEEIEYCIKEGRKNKYSIVIQDSDTDTPYNIVTRGGEYHFIP encoded by the coding sequence ATGCCGCACTTAAAATTTGATCATATCATCCATTACATTAAACATATTGATGAGTTCCAATATCCTGGAGAAGTGATGAAGCTTTCACCAGGCGGATTGCATAATCGTTACGGTACACATAACAAACTTGCTTATACAGACCTTGCTTATATTGAATTAATCGGTGTGAATGATGAAGAGAAATTAAAACGTGTCATTAAAACAAATGAAGGCCGTGTTTCATTCGTCGCAAAAATTGTACAGGATAATTTCATTCAAGGCTTTAAAGCCATTGCTTTACGTACAGATGATATCGACCAATTAAAAAATGATTTCGAAGCAAAAGGACTAGATGTTGTCGGACCGATTGAAATGGGTCGTGAGAATAAAAAGGGAGAACAAACTTCTTGGCGTTTATTATATTTGAATCAGCCTGATGCGGAATTAAAACCGCCTTTCTTTATTGAATGGAAAAAGTCCGAATCGCAAAGAGAAGAGTTGCTGGCAAACAAATTTCAGCCGCAGTTCAAAATAAAAGCCATTGAAATTCAAACAACGAAACAAACACTCGTTGTGAATCAATGGCGAGATTGGTTTGATATGGAAGTGGTCTCAGAAGAAGAAGGGATGACTGTTTTGGCATTGCCTGGCGAAGAGATTGAATACTGTATTAAAGAAGGCCGCAAAAATAAGTATTCAATCGTGATTCAAGACAGCGATACAGACACACCTTATAATATTGTGACACGCGGCGGAGAATACCACTTTATCCCATAA
- a CDS encoding lipid II:glycine glycyltransferase FemX, with translation MEKMNITNQEHDAFVKSHPNGDLLQLTQWAETKKLTGWYSRRVAVGENGEIKGVAQLLFKKVPKLPFTFCYVSRGFVADYDDKAVIEALLEHTKAVAQSEKAYTIKIDPDVEVDKAGQALTHLKQLGFKHKGFKEGLSKDYIQPRMTMITPIDKSDEELIQSFERRNRSKVRLALKRGTKVERKGREDLKIFADLMRITGERDGFLTRDISYFENIYDALHPDGDAELFLVKLEPAPVLKELNGENAEVEQDIERLKQKKQDKKTLNKIKDAEAKIARNQKLIDQMKELESTHPEGVYLSGALLMFCGQKSYYLYGASSNDYRDFLPNHHMQFEMMRCAREKGATTYDFGGTDNDPDKDSEHYGLWAFKKTWGTYLSEKIGEFDYPLNQPLFYVIEHLKPALTKAKIKASRKLKGKK, from the coding sequence ATGGAAAAGATGAATATCACGAACCAAGAACATGATGCATTTGTTAAATCTCATCCGAATGGTGATTTGCTTCAACTCACACAATGGGCAGAAACGAAGAAATTGACAGGGTGGTACTCAAGACGTGTAGCTGTCGGAGAAAACGGTGAAATCAAAGGGGTAGCACAACTCCTTTTCAAAAAAGTACCGAAATTGCCGTTCACATTTTGTTATGTATCTCGAGGGTTCGTCGCAGATTATGATGATAAAGCAGTCATCGAAGCCCTCCTTGAACATACAAAAGCTGTAGCACAAAGCGAAAAAGCATATACGATAAAAATCGATCCGGATGTTGAAGTAGATAAAGCAGGACAAGCTTTAACACACTTGAAACAATTAGGATTCAAACATAAAGGCTTTAAAGAAGGTTTATCTAAAGATTACATCCAACCGCGTATGACAATGATTACGCCGATTGATAAATCAGATGAGGAACTGATTCAAAGTTTTGAACGCAGAAACCGTTCAAAAGTCCGTCTAGCTTTGAAACGCGGCACAAAAGTAGAACGCAAAGGCCGCGAAGATTTGAAAATCTTTGCTGATTTAATGCGCATTACAGGTGAACGCGACGGTTTCTTAACACGTGATATCAGCTACTTCGAAAATATCTATGATGCGCTGCATCCAGACGGCGACGCTGAATTATTCTTAGTGAAATTAGAACCTGCACCTGTATTAAAAGAATTAAACGGCGAAAATGCGGAAGTTGAACAAGATATCGAACGTTTGAAACAGAAAAAACAAGACAAGAAAACATTAAATAAAATCAAAGATGCAGAAGCGAAAATTGCACGCAACCAAAAATTGATCGACCAAATGAAAGAACTAGAAAGTACACATCCTGAAGGTGTCTATTTATCAGGCGCATTGTTAATGTTCTGCGGTCAGAAATCATACTATTTATATGGTGCATCTTCAAATGATTATCGTGACTTCTTGCCGAACCATCACATGCAATTTGAAATGATGCGTTGTGCACGTGAAAAAGGCGCCACAACTTATGATTTCGGCGGCACAGACAATGATCCGGATAAAGATTCAGAACACTATGGCTTATGGGCCTTCAAGAAAACATGGGGTACGTATTTAAGCGAGAAAATCGGTGAGTTCGATTATCCGCTCAACCAACCATTATTCTATGTTATCGAACATTTAAAACCAGCGTTGACAAAGGCTAAAATCAAAGCATCACGCAAACTTAAAGGCAAAAAATAA
- the mobA gene encoding molybdenum cofactor guanylyltransferase MobA, with amino-acid sequence MKAIILAGGRSERFGAPKAFAQINNKMFYQHIIDAIEATNMFSEIIVSSNAELADHFENVKVIVDDPQHKDKGPLSGIYSVMKQDYEAELFFVISVDTPLVTEKAISALYRFLVEHLIEDQLDIAGYKEEGFPIPTIAFYSPTCLPVIARALESDDYSMKHVYNQVASDWLDVHEAETQPNWYKNINYPQDLASVENHSL; translated from the coding sequence GGCGGGCGTTCAGAACGTTTCGGCGCCCCAAAGGCATTTGCACAAATTAATAACAAAATGTTCTATCAGCACATCATAGATGCGATAGAAGCAACAAATATGTTCAGTGAAATTATTGTCAGTTCCAATGCGGAGCTGGCAGATCATTTTGAAAATGTGAAAGTGATTGTAGATGATCCTCAGCATAAAGATAAAGGGCCGCTTTCAGGGATTTATTCAGTGATGAAACAAGATTATGAAGCGGAACTCTTCTTTGTGATTTCAGTCGACACACCGCTTGTCACTGAAAAAGCCATCAGTGCATTATACCGGTTCTTAGTCGAACATCTGATTGAGGATCAATTGGATATTGCGGGGTATAAGGAAGAAGGATTCCCGATACCGACAATCGCATTTTACAGTCCGACATGTCTGCCGGTAATTGCACGTGCATTAGAATCTGATGATTACAGTATGAAGCATGTATATAACCAAGTAGCTTCAGACTGGTTAGATGTGCATGAGGCAGAAACACAACCGAATTGGTATAAAAATATCAACTATCCCCAAGATTTAGCAAGTGTTGAAAATCATTCGCTTTGA
- a CDS encoding GolD/DthD family dehydrogenase, which translates to MNEFKGFDKSFNLTNKVAIVTGGASGIGEAITDLFAEKEAKVAVIDIKQDVENTEQQKDNVFGFKCDITDAEQVKNTVNSIKERFGRIDILVNSAGVALLDDAENISDDLWQKTLDLNLTALFKMAQTVGNILIEQNEGGKIINMSSQNALIALDNHTAYGATKAAVVNVTKSLAYEWAQYGINVNSISPTIVATELSDKAWVGEKRKEQLDSIPLGRFGHPSEVAAVALFLASDAANFITGENIVIDGGNTIK; encoded by the coding sequence ATGAATGAATTTAAAGGTTTTGATAAAAGTTTTAATCTAACTAATAAAGTCGCTATAGTCACTGGTGGAGCAAGTGGAATTGGGGAAGCTATCACTGACCTATTTGCTGAAAAAGAGGCTAAAGTTGCTGTAATTGATATTAAACAAGACGTCGAAAACACAGAACAACAAAAGGATAATGTTTTTGGTTTTAAATGTGATATCACAGACGCTGAACAAGTCAAAAATACTGTCAATAGTATTAAGGAACGTTTCGGAAGAATAGATATTCTTGTAAATAGTGCGGGTGTAGCCTTATTAGATGATGCGGAAAATATATCAGATGATTTGTGGCAAAAAACGCTCGATTTAAATCTTACTGCTTTATTTAAAATGGCTCAAACAGTTGGAAACATTCTAATTGAACAAAATGAAGGTGGCAAAATCATCAATATGTCTAGTCAAAACGCATTAATTGCTTTAGACAACCATACAGCATATGGTGCTACAAAAGCAGCCGTTGTTAATGTCACAAAAAGTTTAGCTTATGAATGGGCTCAGTATGGTATTAATGTTAATTCAATATCTCCAACTATTGTTGCAACCGAATTAAGCGATAAAGCTTGGGTAGGTGAAAAAAGAAAAGAGCAACTTGATAGTATTCCTTTAGGTCGCTTTGGTCACCCATCTGAAGTTGCAGCCGTAGCTTTATTTTTAGCAAGTGATGCTGCAAACTTTATTACAGGAGAAAATATTGTGATTGATGGTGGAAACACAATAAAATAA